A segment of the Bacillus sp. es.034 genome:
TCTTTTACTTGGTTCCAGCAATCATTACGATAATTGCCGGGGTTTTACTTCTATTTAAAATAAATAGGGAGGGTAATGCATCTCAATCATTATAGGTTTTTATTATTATTGAAAATGGAGGTGTGAAATGGCTACTTTCTTTATCACACTAATGGGCATTTTTATGGTAATGGCAAATGTTTATGGATTCATAACTTACAAAAAGAAGAAAAATTTATTTTCTGCTGCGTTTTCAATATTTTTATTAGCCATTGTATTTGGGGGAATTGGGGGGGCTGTTGGCACTGGCTATTATTCGTGATCCTTTTGCGATATTTTATGGGTTGAAAGTTGGGTACTATTTATTGATAAATAGCGTCATTGTTTTTTTAATTGCAGTTATAGTTACTTTAATAAAGAAATTTAAGAATGCTTAGAATTAAGGCGTTGCGATAAAGGGGGGGACAAGGTGGACATTAATCAAATCATCATAAATAACTTAGTAACAAAATTTGTACAAATAAAAAGTAGAATGTTGTCTGTCATAAATCAACTTTCTAATGATGATATTAATTGGAGACCTAATGAAGAAAGTAATAGTATCTCTAATTTGGTCATACATATTGCAGGGAATATACACCAAAGAATTGAGGTGGGAATCTGTGGTCTTCCAGACAAGAGAGAGAGGGATGAAGAGTTTAATATCAATAAAATAGTAAGTAAAGAAGAAGCAATCGAAATCATAGAGAGTCATTTTGAAATTTTAGATAAGACCATTAAAAATCTTGAATATGAGGAATATTTAAGACCACAAAAGGTACGGAGTAATGAAGTTACCATATTGGAGGTCCTTTTACAATGTGCGTCTCATTTTTCGGAACATCTGGGACAAATATTGTATATAGGAAAAATGAGACTTAATAATGAATATATTTCAACTTCAATCCCCAGGAAAAAATAAAGTTATTGCTTTGTTCCACTAAAGGACAGGTTTGTGGAATAAAAACATTTTGAATAAGGATTTTGAGGTTCTAATCTTTTTAAAAGGAGATGTAAAATGAAAGGACTAATAATTAGATTCCCTTGGATTGAACTAATACTGGATGGCAAAAAGACTTGGGAAATCAGGGGTTCCAATACAAAAATTCGAGGACCTATTGCTCTTATAAAGAGTGGCTCAGGTATGGTTTACGGTGAAGTAAATATAAGTGATAGTAAAGAGTTGACCTTAAAAGATTACCAAGTAAGCAACGAATTTCATCGTGTTCAAAGTGATGGTTCCCAAGCATTACCTTATAAAAAGACTTATGCTTGGGTTCTTGAAAAACCTCGAATGTATAAAGAGCCGATACCTTATAAGCATCCTATGGGGGCAGTTATCTGGGTTAACCTGAAAGAAAGGGATTTGTATTATGAAAAGTAGGAAAAACAGAAAGCGTAATATTCAGTGGATTGCTTATGCAATTGTAATGCTTACTCTTCTTATCAAAATAGTATTATTTATTTTAGGAGTATCCCAGAGTTTAGCGTACAGTACACTTGATTTAATATCTTGGACAGCACTTGGCTTAGGAGTTATCTTATTACTAATTTCCTACTTGTTACCAACGAACGCCTAGTAATCATCACGCATAGTTTAATTAAAAATGGCTTTCCTCCATTGGTATTAAGTTAAAGGGCAGTTTAATGCAAGAAGAAGGAAAATTGGGGTGAGTTCATGTTTGTTAAAGTTTATCAGTATCATATTCAAAAAAATCAAGTAGACGAATATTTAGCAATTCAAGAAAAAGTATCAGAAATTTACGGGAGACATTTAGATTTTCACACATTGTATCTAAATAGTAAGGATGATGCTACGAAATGGATAGAAATCTCAAGATATAAGGATGAAGATGAGTATCAAAAAAGTATGGATATGATTAATGAACAAGAAGAAATACAAGAACTATTCAAAGCATTCCAATCTCTCTTAGTTACTGATGAGAGTGAGATAAGTGAAGAAGACTTTATTGAAAAGAAAGAAAAATATACTTTTTAGGAATTACCTTGTTATACAAAAGGGGGCAATAACTGAAGATCAGCTAGTTGATCACCGGCTATTGTCTTATTCAATTATACGGCAGTTTAACGGAAGAATGAAAAAGCTGATCAACCAAAGTAATGCTGGAAATTAGAGGGGGATTTCGAAAAGAGATATGTATAAGGAAGTACTATTAAAAGACAGATGTTCTTCTGATCATTGTGTAACAGAAGAACATTTGTCTTTTTGTTTAAGGTGTTCGTTTGAGGATATCATCGCTAGACAGATAGCTAATCCTGAGCAGAGGAAGAGGAAGAGTTTTCCTTCAGTGATAAATTGATAGGCTATAAGTGGCCCTAAAGCTGCCCCAAAGTCTACAGCTATTGAATAGTAATTAATTAATGAAGTTCTCCCCTCAATTTGGTAAGCTTCGTCAGATACTAATGTATCGGTTAAGGTTGTGATAATGGTTGAACAAATTAGTATGGCGATAATGATGAGACCCCATATCATAAATGGGAGTTGGCTATCCATAAAAGGATATAAACTTCCGATAATTAGTAAGGCGCTCAGAAGTATAGATTGCCTGCCCCATTTCCCGTCTGAAACCCTTCCTATAAATGGAGCCAAGAAGGGCTCCCATGCCCATCTCATTCCGAGAAGAAGCCCTGAGACGACTCCTGAAGTTAATAGTATACCGTTAAAAGTCAAAGTCCCACCGTAATGCTTAGATAAGTAAAAGCTAACAGTTGAAAGAAACACACCTTGTAGGAGGAAAGATACGATGAAACCTCTGAAAAGCGATAACTGGATACCCCTTTTTTTTAGAAGAGAGAGCTTAATTATCCTCGATTCTTGTCTAGGTGGTAAAGACTTATAAGAGAGAAAAAATATGAAAGGTATAGCTAAAGAGCATATACATGCAAATACCAGGCAAGTTAACTTAAGGCCGATTTGGTAGCATAAAAATCCCCCTATGGTCATTCCTGCTAAACTTCCTAATCGATAAGTTCCATTATACATCCCCATTAAATGCCCTTTATTGGAATTGGTAGACAATTGCACCACCATTAATTGCCCTGTAAGGCGTAATAAGGCCCATGCAAATCCCCATACACAACGAAGTATTAACCAAAATAGGAGTCCATTTAGGGAGAAAAAACCAATGTTTACTATTATGGTTAAACAGATGGCAAGTAACAAGGAAGGTCGAAGATTTAAGGTTCTAGTTATAAAAGCAGCAAACGGATTAAGTGGTATACGAATTAAGCGATTAACCGACAATAGGAGGCCCACTTCTATTAGTGAAGATAATCCAGCTTCTTTCCAATAAAGGGGCAAAGCAATATACAGCATAGAATCTGTTAGCAAGCAAATGCCTGTAATTAGAGCAGTTATTATTATGTTCGATTTACTAGATGTTTTTTCCATCAATTTCCTCCCTCTCTTTCATAATTATTGTAAAAGAGATAAAATGATAAGAAAAATATATATATTTTATTAATTCATAAATTTTATTTATAGGAGGAATGTTGATGAATCTACACGCTTTACGCCAATTTATCAATGTAGTACAGATGGGAAGTATTACAAGCGCAGCAAAGCAGTTACATATTAGTCAACCTGCAATTACAATGCAAATTAGGAATTTGGAAAAAGAACTTGGTGTCACACTTTTTAGAGCAAAAGGTCGGGGAATCGAGCTTACAGAGGCAGGCGAATTTATTTATCAACAAGCCATTAAGTTGTTTACTGCAGAAGAGGAAGTAGAAAAGAAAATTAATCAATATACGAACGGGGTAACAGGTAAGGTAAGAATTTTTGCTACGAATTTTCCTGCAAGTTACTTATTTCCTAAATGGATTGCTAACTTTAAAAAGCGTTTTCCATCAACTGATATTACGTTGAATTCTGGTAATACCGAAAGTGCATTAGAAAAATTGGTCATGTATGAAGCAGATATTGCAGTAATTGCAAGTCCTTTTTCGATTCCAGAAGAACTGGAAGCCATTGATCTGCTAGAAGACAAACTCTTTTTTATTGTACCTCGAGGTCACCCTCTAGGTTCAAAGGTTGTAGAATTTAAAGATCTTATGAATGAGTGTTTTATTCTAAGAGGAGAAGGAAGTTCTACTAAAGCTTTAATAGATTCTTTATGTCATGTCAGGCAAATCCACTTGCAGAATGCGCCAATTCAAGTAGAAAAAATTGAAGAAGCGATTCAGATAGTTTCATTTGGATATGGTATTACTTTAGCGCCAAAATTAGCAATTTTGCCTTATTTAAAAGCAGAGCTTATTGATATTGTTTACATAGAAGACCTACAACTTTCTAGAAAAATAAGATTGTGTATGCGTCGGGATGTTGATCTAGCTCCGGCAGTTAGAAATTTAATAAATCTAATCTTACATACAACAAAATCCAATTCTGATTTAGTTGTAGACGGTGCCCTTAATAAAGCCGAGGTGGCAGCTATTATCGCTCAACATATAGCCGATTAAAGGTCCAGTGTTTGTCAATAACAATACAGCAAGTCTTATTCAATAAATGGGGGCTTATCTAGAACAGGATGAGCTCCC
Coding sequences within it:
- a CDS encoding DinB family protein, which encodes MDINQIIINNLVTKFVQIKSRMLSVINQLSNDDINWRPNEESNSISNLVIHIAGNIHQRIEVGICGLPDKRERDEEFNINKIVSKEEAIEIIESHFEILDKTIKNLEYEEYLRPQKVRSNEVTILEVLLQCASHFSEHLGQILYIGKMRLNNEYISTSIPRKK
- a CDS encoding ASCH domain-containing protein; protein product: MKGLIIRFPWIELILDGKKTWEIRGSNTKIRGPIALIKSGSGMVYGEVNISDSKELTLKDYQVSNEFHRVQSDGSQALPYKKTYAWVLEKPRMYKEPIPYKHPMGAVIWVNLKERDLYYEK
- a CDS encoding MFS transporter; amino-acid sequence: MEKTSSKSNIIITALITGICLLTDSMLYIALPLYWKEAGLSSLIEVGLLLSVNRLIRIPLNPFAAFITRTLNLRPSLLLAICLTIIVNIGFFSLNGLLFWLILRCVWGFAWALLRLTGQLMVVQLSTNSNKGHLMGMYNGTYRLGSLAGMTIGGFLCYQIGLKLTCLVFACICSLAIPFIFFLSYKSLPPRQESRIIKLSLLKKRGIQLSLFRGFIVSFLLQGVFLSTVSFYLSKHYGGTLTFNGILLTSGVVSGLLLGMRWAWEPFLAPFIGRVSDGKWGRQSILLSALLIIGSLYPFMDSQLPFMIWGLIIIAILICSTIITTLTDTLVSDEAYQIEGRTSLINYYSIAVDFGAALGPLIAYQFITEGKLFLFLCSGLAICLAMISSNEHLKQKDKCSSVTQ
- a CDS encoding LysR family transcriptional regulator, with the protein product MNLHALRQFINVVQMGSITSAAKQLHISQPAITMQIRNLEKELGVTLFRAKGRGIELTEAGEFIYQQAIKLFTAEEEVEKKINQYTNGVTGKVRIFATNFPASYLFPKWIANFKKRFPSTDITLNSGNTESALEKLVMYEADIAVIASPFSIPEELEAIDLLEDKLFFIVPRGHPLGSKVVEFKDLMNECFILRGEGSSTKALIDSLCHVRQIHLQNAPIQVEKIEEAIQIVSFGYGITLAPKLAILPYLKAELIDIVYIEDLQLSRKIRLCMRRDVDLAPAVRNLINLILHTTKSNSDLVVDGALNKAEVAAIIAQHIAD